The Streptomyces pactum genome contains a region encoding:
- the gltB gene encoding glutamate synthase large subunit → MDARPAAQGMYDPRNEHDACGVGFVATLTGEASHTLVDQALTVLRNLEHRGATGSEPDSGDGAGILSQVPDAFFREVAGFELPEAGAYAVGIAFLPVDGTEEAVSRIETIAAEEGLTVLGWREVPVAPQMLGATARSTMPVFRQIFVADGVSRGIALDRPAFALRKRAEREAGVYFPSLSARTIVYKGMLTTGQLEPFFPDLSDRRFASAIALVHSRFSTNTFPAWPLAHPYRFVAHNGEINTVKGNRNWMVARESQLASELFGSADRGHGGSSSDLARLFPICTPDASDSASFDEVLELLHLGGRSLPHSVLMMIPEAWENHDSMDAARRAFYQFHSTMMEPWDGPACVTFTDGTQVGAVLDRNGLRPGRYWVTDDGLVVLGSEVGVLDIDPAKVVRKGRLQPGRMFLVDTAEHRIIEDDEIKAQLAAEQPYAEWIEAGEIELSDLPEREHIVHTHASVTRRQQTFGYTEEELRVIVAPMAKAGAEPIGSMGTDSPIAALSDRPRLLFDYFTQLFAQVTNPPLDAIREELVTSLRSSLGPQGNLLEPSAASCRSVLLPFPVIDNDELAKLIHINADGDMPGFKAATLSGLYRVHGGGDALAARIEEICAEADAAIENGARLIVLSDRHSDAEHAPIPSLLLTAAVHHHLIRTKQRTQVGLLVEAGDVREVHHVALLIGYGAAAVNPYLAMESVEDLVRAGTFLPDAEPEQAIRNLIYALGKGVLKVMSKMGISTVASYRGAQVFEAVGLDEAFVAKYFNGTATKIGGVGIDVVAEEVAARHAKAYPASGIAPAHRALDIGGEYQWRREGEPHLFDPETVFRLQHSTRSGTYDIFKKYTERVNEQSERLMTLRGLFGFKSGRQPIPLDEVEPVSEIVKRFSTGAMSYGSISQEAHETLAIAMNQLGGKSNTGEGGEDPERLYDPARRSSIKQVASGRFGVTSEYLVNADDIQIKMAQGAKPGEGGQLPGHKVYPWVAKTRHSTPGVGLISPPPHHDIYSIEDLAQLIHDLKNANPQARIHVKLVSEVGVGTVAAGVSKAHADVVLISGHDGGTGASPLTSLKHAGGPWELGLAETQQTLLLNGLRDRIVVQTDGQLKTGRDVVIAALLGAEEFGFATAPLVVSGCVMMRVCHLDTCPVGIATQNPVLRERFSGKAEYIVNFFRFIAEEVREILAELGFRSIEEAVGHAETLDVTRAVDHWKAQGLDLEPLFHVPALPEGAVRHQAVGQDHGLEKALDNQLIKLASDALAASEATDAAPVRAQVAIRNINRTVGTMLGHEVTKKFGGAGLPDDTVDITFTGSAGQSFGAFVPRGITLRLEGDANDYVGKGLSGGRVIVRPDRGADHLAEYSTIAGNTIGYGATGGEMFLRGKVGERFCVRNSGALVVSEGVGDHGCEYMTGGHAVVLGETGRNFAAGMSGGVAYVVDLDRDNVNAGNVGAIEALDDADRDWLHDVVRRHREETGSTVAEKLLAEWPAAVERFSKIIPSTYKAVLAAKDAAERAGLSETETTEKMMEAATNG, encoded by the coding sequence ATGGATGCTCGCCCTGCTGCGCAGGGTATGTACGACCCCCGCAACGAGCACGACGCCTGCGGCGTCGGTTTCGTCGCCACTCTCACCGGCGAGGCATCGCACACCCTGGTCGACCAGGCGCTCACCGTGCTGCGCAACCTGGAGCACCGCGGTGCCACCGGCTCCGAGCCCGACTCGGGCGACGGTGCGGGCATCCTCTCCCAGGTGCCGGACGCCTTCTTCCGCGAGGTGGCCGGATTCGAACTGCCCGAGGCCGGCGCGTACGCCGTCGGCATCGCCTTCCTGCCGGTGGACGGCACCGAGGAGGCCGTCTCGCGGATCGAGACGATCGCGGCCGAGGAGGGCCTCACCGTCCTCGGCTGGCGCGAGGTCCCGGTCGCCCCGCAGATGCTCGGCGCCACCGCCCGCTCGACCATGCCGGTCTTCCGCCAGATCTTCGTGGCCGACGGCGTCTCGCGGGGCATCGCGCTGGACCGCCCCGCCTTCGCGCTGCGCAAGCGCGCCGAGCGCGAGGCCGGCGTCTACTTCCCGTCGCTGTCCGCGCGGACCATCGTCTACAAGGGCATGCTGACCACCGGCCAGCTCGAGCCCTTCTTCCCGGACCTGTCCGACCGCCGCTTCGCCTCCGCGATCGCGCTCGTGCACTCCCGGTTCTCGACGAACACCTTCCCGGCCTGGCCGCTCGCCCACCCGTACCGCTTCGTCGCGCACAACGGCGAGATCAACACGGTCAAGGGCAACCGCAACTGGATGGTCGCCCGCGAGTCCCAGCTCGCCTCCGAGCTGTTCGGCTCCGCCGACCGTGGGCACGGCGGCTCGTCCTCGGACCTGGCGCGGCTCTTCCCGATCTGCACGCCCGACGCCTCCGACTCCGCCTCCTTCGACGAGGTCCTGGAGCTGCTGCACCTCGGCGGGCGTTCGCTGCCGCACTCCGTGCTGATGATGATCCCGGAGGCGTGGGAGAACCACGACTCCATGGACGCGGCCCGGCGCGCCTTCTACCAGTTCCACTCCACGATGATGGAGCCCTGGGACGGTCCCGCCTGCGTCACCTTCACCGACGGCACCCAGGTCGGCGCCGTGCTCGACCGCAACGGTCTGCGCCCCGGCCGCTACTGGGTCACCGACGACGGCCTCGTCGTCCTCGGCTCCGAGGTCGGCGTCCTGGACATCGACCCGGCCAAGGTCGTCCGCAAGGGCCGCCTGCAGCCCGGCCGCATGTTCCTCGTGGACACCGCCGAGCACCGCATCATCGAGGACGACGAGATCAAGGCCCAGCTCGCGGCGGAGCAGCCGTACGCCGAGTGGATCGAGGCCGGCGAGATCGAGCTGTCCGACCTGCCCGAGCGCGAGCACATCGTGCACACCCACGCCTCGGTCACCCGCCGCCAGCAGACCTTCGGGTACACCGAGGAGGAGCTGCGCGTCATCGTCGCGCCGATGGCCAAGGCCGGCGCCGAGCCGATCGGCTCCATGGGCACGGACTCGCCGATCGCCGCGCTCTCCGACCGCCCCCGACTGCTCTTCGACTACTTCACCCAGCTCTTCGCGCAGGTCACCAACCCGCCGCTGGACGCGATCCGCGAGGAGCTGGTCACCTCCCTGCGCTCCTCCCTGGGTCCGCAGGGCAACCTGCTGGAGCCGTCGGCCGCGTCCTGCCGCAGCGTCCTGCTGCCCTTCCCGGTGATCGACAACGACGAGCTCGCCAAGCTCATCCACATCAACGCCGACGGGGACATGCCCGGCTTCAAGGCCGCGACCCTCTCCGGTCTCTACCGGGTGCACGGCGGCGGCGACGCGCTGGCCGCGCGCATAGAGGAGATCTGCGCCGAGGCCGACGCCGCGATCGAGAACGGCGCCCGGCTGATCGTCCTCTCCGACCGCCACTCGGACGCCGAGCACGCGCCGATCCCGTCACTGCTGCTCACCGCGGCCGTCCACCACCACCTCATCCGCACCAAGCAGCGCACCCAGGTGGGCCTGCTGGTCGAGGCCGGCGACGTCCGCGAGGTCCACCACGTCGCCCTGCTCATCGGCTACGGCGCCGCTGCGGTCAACCCGTACCTGGCCATGGAGTCCGTCGAGGACCTGGTCCGCGCGGGCACCTTCCTGCCCGACGCCGAGCCCGAGCAGGCCATCCGCAATCTGATCTACGCCCTCGGCAAGGGCGTCCTCAAGGTCATGTCCAAGATGGGCATCTCCACCGTCGCCTCCTACCGCGGTGCCCAGGTCTTCGAGGCCGTCGGCCTCGACGAGGCCTTCGTCGCCAAGTACTTCAACGGCACCGCCACCAAGATCGGCGGCGTCGGCATCGACGTCGTCGCCGAGGAGGTCGCCGCCCGCCACGCCAAGGCGTACCCGGCCAGCGGCATCGCGCCCGCCCACCGCGCGCTGGACATCGGCGGCGAGTACCAGTGGCGCCGCGAGGGCGAACCGCACCTGTTCGACCCGGAGACGGTCTTCCGCCTCCAGCACTCCACGCGCTCCGGCACGTACGACATCTTCAAGAAGTACACCGAGCGTGTGAACGAGCAGTCCGAGCGCCTCATGACGCTGCGCGGCCTGTTCGGCTTCAAGTCGGGCCGGCAGCCGATCCCCCTGGACGAGGTCGAGCCCGTCTCCGAGATCGTCAAGCGCTTCTCCACCGGAGCCATGTCGTACGGCTCCATCTCCCAGGAGGCGCACGAGACCCTCGCCATCGCCATGAACCAGCTCGGCGGCAAGTCCAACACCGGCGAGGGCGGCGAGGACCCGGAGCGCCTGTACGACCCGGCGCGGCGTTCGTCGATCAAGCAGGTCGCCTCCGGCCGCTTCGGCGTCACCTCCGAGTACCTCGTCAACGCCGACGACATCCAGATCAAGATGGCCCAGGGCGCCAAGCCCGGCGAGGGCGGCCAGTTGCCCGGCCACAAGGTGTACCCCTGGGTCGCCAAGACCCGGCACTCCACCCCCGGCGTCGGCCTGATCTCCCCGCCGCCGCACCACGACATCTACTCCATCGAGGACCTGGCCCAGCTCATCCACGACCTGAAGAACGCGAACCCGCAGGCGCGGATCCACGTCAAGCTGGTCTCCGAGGTCGGCGTCGGCACGGTCGCGGCGGGTGTGTCCAAGGCGCACGCGGACGTGGTGCTCATCTCCGGCCACGACGGCGGCACGGGTGCCTCTCCTCTGACGAGTCTCAAGCACGCGGGCGGCCCCTGGGAGCTCGGCCTCGCCGAGACCCAGCAGACCCTGCTGCTCAACGGCCTGCGCGACCGCATCGTCGTCCAGACCGACGGCCAGCTCAAGACCGGCCGGGACGTCGTCATCGCCGCGCTGCTCGGCGCCGAGGAGTTCGGTTTCGCCACCGCGCCGCTCGTCGTCTCCGGCTGCGTCATGATGCGCGTCTGCCACCTGGACACCTGCCCGGTCGGCATCGCCACCCAGAACCCGGTGCTGCGCGAGAGGTTCTCCGGCAAGGCCGAGTACATCGTGAACTTCTTCCGGTTCATCGCCGAGGAGGTCCGCGAGATCCTCGCCGAGCTGGGCTTCCGCTCCATCGAGGAGGCCGTCGGCCACGCCGAGACCCTCGACGTCACCCGCGCCGTCGACCACTGGAAGGCGCAGGGCCTCGACCTGGAGCCGCTGTTCCACGTGCCCGCGCTGCCCGAGGGTGCGGTGCGCCACCAGGCCGTCGGCCAGGACCACGGCCTGGAGAAGGCGCTCGACAACCAGTTGATCAAGCTCGCGTCGGACGCGCTGGCCGCCTCCGAGGCCACCGACGCCGCGCCGGTGCGCGCCCAGGTCGCGATCCGCAACATCAACCGCACGGTCGGCACCATGCTCGGCCACGAGGTGACGAAGAAGTTCGGCGGTGCGGGCCTGCCCGACGACACCGTCGACATCACCTTCACCGGCTCCGCCGGCCAGTCCTTCGGCGCCTTCGTCCCGCGCGGCATCACGCTGCGCCTGGAGGGCGACGCCAACGACTACGTCGGCAAGGGCCTGTCCGGCGGCCGCGTGATCGTCCGCCCGGACCGGGGCGCCGACCACCTCGCCGAGTACTCCACCATCGCCGGCAACACCATCGGCTACGGCGCCACGGGCGGCGAGATGTTCCTGCGCGGCAAGGTGGGCGAGCGCTTCTGCGTCCGCAACTCCGGCGCGCTGGTCGTCTCCGAGGGCGTGGGCGACCACGGCTGCGAGTACATGACCGGCGGCCACGCGGTCGTCCTCGGCGAGACCGGGCGCAACTTCGCGGCCGGCATGTCCGGCGGCGTCGCCTACGTCGTCGACCTGGACCGCGACAACGTCAACGCCGGCAACGTCGGCGCGATCGAGGCGCTCGACGACGCCGACCGCGACTGGCTGCACGACGTGGTGCGCCGGCACCGGGAGGAGACGGGCTCGACCGTCGCCGAGAAGCTGCTCGCCGAGTGGCCCGCCGCCGTGGAGCGCTTCAGCAAGATCATCCCCAGCACGTACAAGGCAGTGCTCGCCGCCAAGGACGCCGCCGAGCGAGCCGGTCTCTCCGAGACCGAGACCACCGAGAAGATGATGGAGGCGGCGACCAATGGCTGA
- a CDS encoding glutamate synthase subunit beta, which produces MADPKGFLNHGREVAKTRPVEERVKDWNEVYVPGSLLPIISKQASRCMDCGIPFCHNGCPLGNLIPEWNDYAYREDWQAAQERLHATNNFPEFTGRLCPAPCESACVLGINQPPVTIKNVEVSIIDKAWETGDVAPQIPERLSGKTVAVIGSGPAGLAAAQQLTRAGHTVAVYERADRVGGLLRYGIPEFKMEKRHINRRIEQMRAEGTRFRTGVEIGRDLKAGDLRKRYDAVVIAAGATTARDLPVPGRELQGIYQAMEYLPLANKVQEGDYVTAPISAEGKHVVVIGGGDTGADCVGTAHRQGAASVTQLEIMPRPGEERDAVRQPWPTFPMLYKVTSAHEEGGERVYAVSTTHFEGDEDGNVQWLHMSEVEFVDGKLTPKPGTERKIPAQLVTLAMGFTGTDRENGLVDQFGLELDARGNIARDADFQTNVPGVFVAGDAGRGQSLIVWAIAEGRSAARGADSFLTGASELPAPIRPTDRALAV; this is translated from the coding sequence ATGGCTGATCCCAAGGGCTTCCTGAACCACGGACGCGAGGTCGCCAAGACCCGCCCCGTCGAGGAGCGCGTCAAGGACTGGAACGAGGTCTACGTCCCCGGCTCCCTGCTGCCGATCATCAGCAAGCAGGCCAGCCGGTGCATGGACTGCGGCATCCCGTTCTGTCACAACGGCTGCCCGCTCGGGAACCTGATCCCCGAGTGGAACGACTACGCCTACCGCGAGGACTGGCAGGCCGCGCAGGAGCGCCTGCACGCCACCAACAACTTCCCGGAGTTCACCGGCCGCCTGTGCCCGGCTCCGTGCGAGTCGGCGTGCGTGCTCGGCATCAACCAGCCGCCGGTCACCATCAAGAACGTCGAGGTCTCGATCATCGACAAGGCGTGGGAGACCGGGGACGTCGCCCCGCAGATCCCCGAGCGCCTGTCGGGCAAGACCGTCGCCGTCATCGGCTCGGGCCCGGCGGGCCTGGCCGCCGCCCAGCAGCTCACCCGGGCCGGCCACACCGTCGCCGTCTACGAGCGCGCGGACCGCGTCGGAGGCCTCCTGCGCTACGGCATCCCCGAGTTCAAGATGGAGAAGCGGCACATCAACCGCCGCATCGAGCAGATGCGCGCGGAGGGCACCCGCTTCCGCACCGGCGTCGAGATCGGCCGCGACCTCAAGGCCGGCGACCTCAGGAAGCGCTACGACGCCGTGGTCATCGCCGCCGGTGCCACCACCGCCCGCGACCTGCCGGTCCCCGGCCGCGAGCTCCAGGGCATCTACCAGGCCATGGAGTACCTGCCCCTGGCCAACAAGGTCCAGGAGGGCGACTACGTCACCGCCCCCATCTCCGCCGAGGGCAAGCACGTCGTCGTCATCGGCGGCGGCGACACCGGCGCCGACTGCGTGGGCACCGCCCACCGGCAGGGCGCGGCCTCCGTCACCCAGCTCGAGATCATGCCCCGGCCGGGCGAGGAGCGGGACGCGGTGCGCCAGCCGTGGCCGACCTTCCCGATGCTCTACAAGGTCACCTCGGCCCACGAGGAGGGCGGCGAGCGGGTCTACGCCGTCTCCACCACCCACTTCGAGGGCGACGAGGACGGCAACGTCCAGTGGCTGCACATGAGCGAGGTCGAGTTCGTCGACGGCAAGCTCACCCCGAAGCCGGGCACCGAGCGCAAGATCCCGGCGCAGTTGGTCACCCTCGCCATGGGCTTCACCGGCACCGACCGGGAGAACGGACTGGTCGACCAGTTCGGCCTGGAGCTCGACGCACGGGGTAACATCGCCCGGGACGCCGACTTCCAGACGAACGTGCCGGGTGTGTTCGTCGCCGGTGACGCCGGCCGCGGCCAGTCGCTCATCGTCTGGGCGATCGCGGAGGGCCGCTCGGCCGCCCGCGGCGCCGACAGCTTCCTGACCGGAGCCAGCGAACTGCCGGCCCCGATCCGCCCGACGGACCGCGCGCTCGCGGTCTGA